One region of Balaenoptera ricei isolate mBalRic1 chromosome 5, mBalRic1.hap2, whole genome shotgun sequence genomic DNA includes:
- the ART3 gene encoding ecto-ADP-ribosyltransferase 3 isoform X2, whose amino-acid sequence MKAGHFEMVTMLLAPMILMDIFQVQAELLDMADNAFDDEYLKCTDRMEIKYVPQLLKEEKASLQLLEDVWENAEAKWEARKTQLFLPVGFKDNHGIALMAYISEAQEQTSFYHLFNEAGKMAGQSRKDYVYGFQFKAFHFYLTKALQLLRRSCENSYKNVVYSVRQTTLFTFGGLNQVRLGHFTLAYSTKPQVANDQDVLLTINTCFGIAVEKFFDKESERIILIPLNEVFHVSQGGAGNNLILQSTNKTCSHYECAFLGGLKTANCVENMEYFQLFHVYNSGMESQESTILPGMKSQEATQVPAPAPAPAPAPAPGPKTHTSASSGKMLLPPFGTFIILISVSAINLCRSVV is encoded by the exons GTACAAGCTGAACTGTTAGATATGGCAGATAATGCATTTGATGACGAATACCTGAAATGCACTGACAGGATGGAAATCAAATATGTCCCCCAATTGCTCAAGGAGGAAAAAGCAAGCCTCCAGCTCTTGGAAGATGTGTGGGAAAATGCAGAAGCCAAGTGGGAAGCTCGGAAGACTCAGCTCTTTCTCCCTGTGGGTTTTAAGGATAACCATGGAATAGCCCTGATGGCATATATTTCTGAAGCTCAAGAGCAAACTTCCTTTTACCATCTGTTCAATGAAGCTGGGAAAATGGCTGGCCAGTCTCGAAAAGATTATGTCTATGGCTTCCAGTTcaaagcttttcatttttacctgaCAAAAGCTCTGCAGTTGCTGAGAAGATCTTGTGAGAACAGTTACAAAAATGTGGTGTATAGCGTAAGGCAGACTACTTTATTTACATTTGGAGGACTAAACCAAGTCCGACTTGGCCATTTCACCTTGGCATATTCAACCAAACCTCAAGTTGCTAATGACCAAGACGTTCTGTTAACCATCAACACATGCTTTGGAATTGCCGTTGAAAAATTTTTtgataaagaaagtgaaagaattattttaataccTCTGAATGAGGTTTTTCATGTGTCACAGGGTGGGGCTGGCAATAACCTTATCCTTCAAAGCACAAACAAGACCTGCAGCCATTATGAGTGTGCATTTCTAGGTG GACTAAAAACTGCAAATTGTGTTGAGAACATGG aatattttcaactCTTCCATGTCTACAACTCTG GAATGGAAAGCCAGGAGTCCACAATCTTACCTG GTATGAAGAGCCAAGAAGCCACCCAAGTACCTG ctccagctccagctccagctccagctccagctccaggtCCCAAAACCCATACCTCTGCATCTTCTGGCAAAATGCTCCTTCCACCGTTTGGGACGTTCATCATTTTAATCAGTGTTTCTGCTATAAATCTCTGTCGCTCTGTAGTctga
- the ART3 gene encoding ecto-ADP-ribosyltransferase 3 isoform X1: protein MKAGHFEMVTMLLAPMILMDIFQVQAELLDMADNAFDDEYLKCTDRMEIKYVPQLLKEEKASLQLLEDVWENAEAKWEARKTQLFLPVGFKDNHGIALMAYISEAQEQTSFYHLFNEAGKMAGQSRKDYVYGFQFKAFHFYLTKALQLLRRSCENSYKNVVYSVRQTTLFTFGGLNQVRLGHFTLAYSTKPQVANDQDVLLTINTCFGIAVEKFFDKESERIILIPLNEVFHVSQGGAGNNLILQSTNKTCSHYECAFLGGLKTANCVENMEYFQLFHVYNSGMESQESTILPGMKSQEATQVPGMKTPEPFSLPAPAPAPAPAPAPGPKTHTSASSGKMLLPPFGTFIILISVSAINLCRSVV from the exons GTACAAGCTGAACTGTTAGATATGGCAGATAATGCATTTGATGACGAATACCTGAAATGCACTGACAGGATGGAAATCAAATATGTCCCCCAATTGCTCAAGGAGGAAAAAGCAAGCCTCCAGCTCTTGGAAGATGTGTGGGAAAATGCAGAAGCCAAGTGGGAAGCTCGGAAGACTCAGCTCTTTCTCCCTGTGGGTTTTAAGGATAACCATGGAATAGCCCTGATGGCATATATTTCTGAAGCTCAAGAGCAAACTTCCTTTTACCATCTGTTCAATGAAGCTGGGAAAATGGCTGGCCAGTCTCGAAAAGATTATGTCTATGGCTTCCAGTTcaaagcttttcatttttacctgaCAAAAGCTCTGCAGTTGCTGAGAAGATCTTGTGAGAACAGTTACAAAAATGTGGTGTATAGCGTAAGGCAGACTACTTTATTTACATTTGGAGGACTAAACCAAGTCCGACTTGGCCATTTCACCTTGGCATATTCAACCAAACCTCAAGTTGCTAATGACCAAGACGTTCTGTTAACCATCAACACATGCTTTGGAATTGCCGTTGAAAAATTTTTtgataaagaaagtgaaagaattattttaataccTCTGAATGAGGTTTTTCATGTGTCACAGGGTGGGGCTGGCAATAACCTTATCCTTCAAAGCACAAACAAGACCTGCAGCCATTATGAGTGTGCATTTCTAGGTG GACTAAAAACTGCAAATTGTGTTGAGAACATGG aatattttcaactCTTCCATGTCTACAACTCTG GAATGGAAAGCCAGGAGTCCACAATCTTACCTG GTATGAAGAGCCAAGAAGCCACCCAAGTACCTG GAATGAAAACTCCAGAACCTTTTTCACTACCTG ctccagctccagctccagctccagctccagctccaggtCCCAAAACCCATACCTCTGCATCTTCTGGCAAAATGCTCCTTCCACCGTTTGGGACGTTCATCATTTTAATCAGTGTTTCTGCTATAAATCTCTGTCGCTCTGTAGTctga